In one Methanobrevibacter arboriphilus genomic region, the following are encoded:
- a CDS encoding MBL fold metallo-hydrolase yields the protein MEKIKNIFCIEGFGPDSNCYLFDDILIDTGTGIKKDYLYQKIKEANYNIDDISMIVNTHCHFDHVGGNYLFPNAKVLIHENDAESIRSGDLSSTAGFIFGESIKRNDVDIELKEGDKVSNFEVLHTPGHTSGGISLWDGEILISGDTVFSNGGFGRIDIGGNSNDMAESIDRLSKLDVKYLLPGHGPWVNNGKRHIELARQMFQGY from the coding sequence ATGGAAAAAATAAAAAATATTTTTTGTATTGAAGGCTTTGGACCTGACTCTAATTGTTATTTGTTTGATGATATATTAATTGATACTGGAACTGGTATAAAAAAAGATTATTTATATCAAAAAATTAAAGAAGCTAACTATAATATTGATGATATATCAATGATTGTAAATACACATTGTCACTTTGATCATGTTGGTGGAAATTATTTATTTCCTAATGCTAAAGTTCTTATTCATGAAAATGATGCTGAATCAATTAGATCTGGAGATCTTTCATCAACCGCAGGCTTTATCTTTGGAGAATCTATTAAGAGAAATGATGTTGATATAGAACTTAAAGAAGGAGATAAGGTATCAAACTTTGAAGTTCTCCATACTCCTGGTCATACTAGTGGAGGAATTTCTCTTTGGGATGGTGAAATATTGATTTCAGGAGATACCGTTTTTTCTAATGGTGGTTTTGGTAGAATAGATATTGGTGGAAATTCTAACGATATGGCTGAATCTATTGATAGATTGAGTAAATTAGATGTAAAATATCTCTTACCTGGACATGGGCCTTGGGTTAATAATGGTAAAAGACATATAGAACTAGCAAGACAAATGTTTCAAGGATATTAG
- the larB gene encoding nickel pincer cofactor biosynthesis protein LarB — protein MRKILEKLLNGEIDIETCENLLKANTILELDGIAKFDNNRKIRTGFPEAILAQGKDYNDLLAIIKGYFDNKKKNDFNNSIIITRLDNDKYDKLKVNLAYLNEKFDFEYNYKAKILIISNKIINNETNGDEINNESDNDFDSNENSKKIGIITAGTSDIPVAEEAKVIVEQGGCKAITSYDVGVAGIHRLFPQIAKMIEERVCVIIVCAGMEGALPSVVAGLVDVPIIGVPTSVGYGIGGKGKAALYAMLQSCAPGLAVVNIDNGFGAGVFALTIAKNLK, from the coding sequence ATGAGAAAAATCCTTGAAAAACTTTTAAATGGGGAAATAGATATTGAAACTTGTGAAAACCTTTTAAAAGCCAATACTATATTAGAATTAGATGGAATAGCCAAATTTGATAATAATAGAAAAATAAGAACAGGGTTTCCAGAAGCAATTCTCGCTCAAGGGAAAGATTATAATGATTTATTAGCTATAATTAAAGGATATTTTGATAACAAGAAGAAGAATGATTTCAATAATTCTATTATTATAACTAGATTGGATAATGATAAATATGATAAATTGAAAGTGAATTTAGCTTATTTAAATGAAAAATTTGATTTTGAATATAATTATAAGGCTAAAATACTAATAATATCTAATAAAATTATTAATAACGAGACTAATGGGGATGAAATTAACAATGAATCTGATAATGACTTTGATAGTAATGAAAACTCTAAAAAAATAGGTATAATAACTGCTGGAACTTCTGATATACCTGTTGCTGAAGAAGCTAAGGTTATTGTTGAACAAGGAGGTTGTAAAGCTATAACTTCTTACGATGTTGGAGTGGCAGGTATTCATAGACTTTTTCCACAGATTGCTAAAATGATTGAAGAGAGAGTATGTGTAATAATTGTATGTGCTGGTATGGAAGGGGCTCTTCCTTCTGTTGTAGCTGGTTTAGTTGATGTTCCTATAATTGGTGTTCCAACTTCTGTTGGCTATGGAATTGGTGGGAAAGGTAAAGCTGCCTTGTATGCTATGTTACAATCATGTGCTCCTGGATTAGCAGTTGTTAACATTGATAATGGTTTTGGAGCGGGAGTTTTTGCTCTTACAATAGCTAAAAATTTAAAATAA
- a CDS encoding zinc ribbon domain-containing protein: protein MVYCRYCGTQNRDGTLKCTNCGKPLSLIPNDSHSNSMQDSSRNHYSKGDDYRKNNNYGKIDNYGNNRNNHNDSINPNVSNYHRSPIKDSYMRKNQEFDNFENPSKYPANLNKNQNNDYHSQNYRKEPVKSSKNSVEWDVVIATALMVIILTAILQRIFPFMAIFISLLIGLLYILIATKSKSSLFKAIPLTVITILAISAYFSI from the coding sequence ATGGTATATTGTAGATATTGTGGGACTCAAAATAGGGATGGTACTTTAAAATGTACTAATTGTGGTAAACCTTTGAGTTTAATTCCTAATGATTCTCACTCAAACTCAATGCAAGATTCATCTAGAAATCATTACTCAAAAGGGGATGATTATAGGAAAAATAATAATTATGGAAAAATCGATAATTATGGGAATAATCGTAATAATCATAATGATTCTATTAATCCTAATGTTTCTAATTACCATAGGAGTCCAATTAAGGATAGTTATATGAGGAAAAATCAAGAATTTGATAATTTTGAAAATCCTTCTAAATATCCTGCTAATCTAAATAAAAATCAAAATAATGATTACCATTCTCAAAATTATAGGAAAGAACCTGTAAAATCAAGTAAAAACTCAGTTGAATGGGATGTTGTTATAGCTACTGCTTTAATGGTTATCATCTTAACTGCAATACTCCAAAGAATCTTTCCTTTTATGGCAATATTCATATCATTACTAATAGGATTATTATACATATTAATAGCTACTAAATCTAAATCAAGTCTTTTTAAAGCTATTCCACTGACAGTTATAACTATATTAGCTATTTCAGCCTATTTTAGTATTTGA
- the hisE gene encoding phosphoribosyl-ATP diphosphatase → MTKEKIIRDIYETLEDRKNNPINSYTSNIMKDSKKLAEDKILEKIGEETAEVIIASKNNENLVHESADLIFHTLLLLAYKGISLDELLDEFKRRHEL, encoded by the coding sequence ATGACTAAAGAAAAAATTATCAGAGATATTTATGAAACATTAGAAGATAGAAAAAATAACCCAATTAATTCATATACTTCTAATATAATGAAAGATAGCAAAAAATTAGCTGAAGATAAAATTTTAGAAAAAATAGGGGAAGAGACAGCTGAAGTTATAATTGCATCAAAAAATAATGAAAATCTTGTTCATGAATCTGCTGATTTAATTTTTCACACACTTCTTCTTTTAGCATACAAAGGAATTAGCCTAGATGAATTATTAGATGAATTTAAAAGAAGACATGAATTATAG
- the hjc gene encoding Holliday junction resolvase Hjc codes for MAKKGSAEERDLVHKLWEKNFAAMRAPASGGATKRPLPDVLAGNGKLYLAIEVKTTTKDKIYIDSPQIDALCEFCDIFGASPFLGIKFKYTKWLFLSPDKIDRTRSNNYKIEKDVALKNGLELDEIIGIDKQIKF; via the coding sequence ATGGCTAAAAAAGGTTCAGCAGAAGAAAGAGATTTAGTTCATAAATTATGGGAAAAGAATTTTGCAGCTATGAGAGCTCCAGCGTCAGGTGGAGCTACCAAAAGACCTCTTCCAGATGTTTTGGCAGGCAATGGAAAATTATATCTTGCAATTGAGGTTAAAACTACTACTAAAGATAAAATTTATATTGATTCTCCTCAGATTGATGCTCTTTGTGAATTTTGTGATATTTTTGGGGCATCTCCATTTTTAGGAATTAAATTTAAATATACTAAATGGCTATTTTTATCTCCAGATAAAATAGATAGAACTAGAAGTAATAATTATAAGATAGAAAAAGATGTAGCTCTGAAAAATGGTCTAGAATTAGATGAAATTATAGGCATTGATAAACAAATTAAATTTTAG
- a CDS encoding TrkH family potassium uptake protein translates to MKYITRRDIYIALYYLGKVMQGVGIVILLPIIIALIYREHIYLLGFIIPSLISLGVGTLLGRINPKCNRVRLKHGMIVSSLAWLWAAFIGALVMYICLDISFINAFFENMSAWTGSGFTIFKDVEILPNSILFLRSLEQWVGGLGVVVIMIGVLIHSGTAASRLYKSEAREDRIKPSIANTLKKILQIYLIYTIIGTLLFIIAGMPVFDAVNNTFTAISTGGMSIKNINMGFYNNDLFYIISMIIMIIGATSFLSHYQAIKTRGKSIFSDIQFKAMIGVVIFASFLLILATNILPMEAIYSVVSAITTTGSSINPSGYFTDYNAFIKVIIIVLMFIGGAAGSTVGAVKIIRVITLLRGIYKNIINIISPEGRVINMKLSNKHLKETQVREASSYISLYLIFIVIGWSVLVFYGYDGMNSLFEIVSAQGNVGLSAGIVSGDMPIGAKIITIFNMWIGRLEIIPVLVILRSFIEIFKGIIPKKTY, encoded by the coding sequence ATGAAATATATTACCCGAAGAGATATTTATATAGCATTATATTATCTTGGTAAAGTAATGCAAGGAGTAGGAATAGTAATACTATTACCAATAATTATTGCCTTAATATACAGAGAACATATTTATCTTTTAGGGTTTATAATACCTTCTTTAATATCATTAGGTGTGGGGACATTACTTGGAAGAATAAATCCTAAATGTAATCGAGTTAGGTTGAAACATGGGATGATTGTATCCTCATTAGCTTGGCTTTGGGCTGCATTTATTGGAGCCCTAGTAATGTATATATGTTTAGATATTTCATTCATAAATGCTTTTTTTGAGAATATGTCTGCTTGGACAGGAAGTGGATTTACAATATTCAAAGATGTAGAAATCTTACCAAACTCCATACTATTTCTTAGAAGCCTTGAACAGTGGGTAGGAGGATTAGGAGTTGTTGTTATAATGATTGGAGTTTTAATCCATTCAGGAACTGCCGCATCTCGTCTTTATAAGTCCGAAGCTAGAGAAGACAGAATAAAACCCAGTATAGCCAACACATTAAAAAAGATTCTCCAAATATATTTAATTTACACAATCATAGGAACTTTACTATTTATTATAGCTGGAATGCCAGTTTTTGATGCTGTAAACAATACATTTACTGCAATATCGACTGGAGGAATGTCTATTAAAAATATTAATATGGGTTTTTATAATAATGATTTATTTTATATAATATCCATGATTATAATGATAATTGGAGCAACTAGTTTTCTATCTCACTATCAAGCAATTAAAACCAGAGGGAAATCAATCTTTAGTGACATACAGTTTAAAGCTATGATAGGAGTAGTGATTTTTGCAAGCTTTTTATTAATATTAGCTACTAATATACTCCCTATGGAAGCTATTTATAGTGTAGTTTCTGCTATAACAACAACAGGATCAAGTATAAATCCTTCTGGATATTTTACAGATTATAACGCATTCATAAAAGTTATTATAATAGTTCTTATGTTTATAGGTGGTGCAGCAGGTTCTACTGTTGGTGCAGTAAAAATAATCAGAGTAATCACCTTACTAAGAGGAATATACAAAAATATAATCAATATAATTTCTCCAGAAGGACGAGTAATAAATATGAAGCTATCTAACAAACACTTAAAAGAAACCCAAGTTAGAGAAGCAAGTTCATATATCTCTCTTTATTTAATATTTATCGTTATTGGTTGGTCTGTATTAGTATTCTATGGTTATGATGGAATGAACTCTTTATTTGAAATAGTTTCTGCACAGGGAAACGTAGGACTAAGTGCCGGAATTGTGAGCGGAGACATGCCTATTGGAGCTAAAATAATTACAATATTTAACATGTGGATAGGTCGTCTAGAAATAATACCTGTGCTAGTAATTTTAAGAAGTTTTATTGAAATATTTAAAGGAATAATTCCTAAAAAAACTTATTAA
- a CDS encoding CBS domain-containing ParB/RepB/Spo0J family partition protein, with translation MSGKSLVKNYMTKDVISVNPNTPNADVIKLMKDTGHDGFPVIDENEHIVGIVTAFDLLLKEWEELVKDIMSTEVVVAQQDMSINDASRVMFRQGISRLPVVGRDGRLNGIITNTDMVRSHIERSTPTKVNYFKKTLEQLYGIRTNLKREKVSTNDLRPTQDKVYADELEGRTYELKRGLAEPAIVVKSGNRWILVDGHHRAVAARKLGCNEIDCYVINLNKDLELGMEKTADKAGIHNFDDIEIIDDAQHPLIAITESLKKKMPEKMKPGKYWTKEDEEQESNE, from the coding sequence ATGAGTGGAAAATCTTTAGTAAAAAACTATATGACAAAGGATGTTATTAGCGTAAATCCTAATACACCTAATGCAGATGTTATAAAATTAATGAAAGATACTGGTCACGATGGATTTCCAGTTATTGATGAAAACGAACATATTGTAGGAATAGTTACTGCTTTTGACCTGTTATTAAAAGAATGGGAAGAGTTAGTGAAAGATATTATGTCAACTGAAGTAGTAGTTGCCCAACAAGATATGTCTATCAATGATGCTTCTAGAGTAATGTTTAGACAAGGAATTTCAAGATTACCAGTTGTAGGTAGAGATGGGAGACTTAATGGAATAATAACAAACACAGATATGGTTAGATCCCATATAGAACGATCAACTCCAACTAAAGTAAATTACTTTAAAAAGACTTTAGAACAGTTATATGGAATTAGAACAAATTTAAAAAGAGAAAAAGTTAGTACTAATGATTTAAGACCTACTCAAGATAAAGTCTATGCAGATGAATTAGAAGGAAGGACTTATGAATTAAAAAGAGGGCTAGCTGAGCCAGCTATTGTAGTAAAAAGTGGAAATAGATGGATACTTGTTGATGGACATCACAGAGCCGTTGCTGCAAGAAAATTAGGATGTAATGAAATTGATTGTTATGTTATTAACTTAAACAAAGATTTAGAGTTAGGCATGGAAAAAACAGCTGACAAAGCAGGAATACATAATTTTGATGATATTGAAATTATTGATGATGCACAACATCCACTTATAGCTATTACAGAAAGTTTAAAGAAAAAAATGCCTGAAAAAATGAAACCTGGTAAATATTGGACCAAAGAAGATGAAGAACAAGAAAGTAATGAATAA
- a CDS encoding radical SAM protein, with the protein MTYINKIKSFEVIDLISAANKLSLKKGYNTISLERAIFLSWWCEKGDCGFCYMSTQKSKIKDPKKARRKFESILAEAEMCKRLNWNIEFLSGGYESFETKEIKEIAEKIYNITNNQVWLNIGITNDLEEYGKEIIGITGAVETANPKLHDKLCPSKPLDKIGNMLDKAGELGFKKAITVILGLGETPDDIEYLIEYIKNHKIDRVIFYSLNPHRDTEFEKSSQPASLYYAGVVSTIRLVFPDIEIICGTWTDNLANIGPLILSGANGITKFPLFKMFGTKYGKRVEEEVYWAGRKLKGTFTDRKQLGKKESEYMSNLDPFIKRYIKESLNDKY; encoded by the coding sequence ATGACATATATAAATAAAATAAAAAGCTTCGAAGTTATAGATTTAATCAGTGCCGCTAATAAACTCAGTTTAAAAAAAGGATACAACACTATAAGTTTAGAAAGAGCAATATTTTTATCATGGTGGTGTGAAAAAGGAGATTGTGGTTTTTGTTATATGAGTACACAAAAAAGCAAGATTAAAGACCCTAAAAAAGCTAGAAGAAAATTTGAAAGTATATTAGCAGAAGCAGAGATGTGTAAACGATTAAATTGGAACATTGAATTTTTATCTGGAGGATATGAATCATTTGAAACAAAAGAAATAAAAGAAATAGCAGAAAAAATATATAATATAACAAACAATCAAGTATGGTTAAATATTGGCATAACAAATGATTTAGAAGAATATGGTAAGGAAATTATTGGAATAACTGGGGCGGTTGAAACAGCCAACCCAAAATTGCATGATAAACTATGTCCAAGTAAGCCATTAGATAAAATTGGAAATATGCTAGATAAAGCTGGAGAATTAGGTTTCAAAAAAGCAATTACTGTGATTTTAGGACTAGGTGAGACTCCTGATGATATTGAATATTTAATCGAATACATTAAAAATCATAAAATTGATAGAGTAATATTTTATTCTTTAAATCCGCATAGAGACACAGAATTTGAAAAATCATCACAACCTGCCTCTTTATATTATGCAGGAGTAGTATCAACAATAAGGCTTGTCTTTCCAGATATTGAAATAATATGCGGTACTTGGACAGATAATTTAGCTAATATTGGCCCCCTAATTTTAAGTGGAGCTAATGGTATAACAAAATTTCCTCTTTTTAAAATGTTTGGAACAAAGTATGGAAAAAGAGTTGAAGAAGAAGTTTATTGGGCAGGTAGAAAATTAAAGGGAACATTTACAGATCGAAAACAACTGGGAAAAAAGGAAAGCGAATATATGTCTAATTTAGATCCTTTTATAAAAAGATACATTAAAGAATCATTAAATGATAAATATTAA
- a CDS encoding GNAT family N-acetyltransferase, whose protein sequence is MIFKEFNPNKHDTRKVAELIYSVDYRTNLKVFRSKERAVLAIETLLLSEKNNYNEKKSEDYIIDLNHHNNQKNIANINNDQKYNANNNSIKKTNNHNKSNYNNKYNDRENNKNINNKSVNNKYLDNKDKNNNNNNNNKSVNNKDLDNKDKNNKNINSNNLNNNYKFYIILDENDFDDEEDIIGIISLVKGKKGSLLKDILVTLKNLNLLDSLRFSFIYILDYFVLAKTLPDDIYLAEIAIDKSQRGKGMGTEILNIIIEAARKKRFKRVVLDAEFNNKGAIKLYKSLGFEIFDKKSIKLFKKERGMYNMEYVL, encoded by the coding sequence TTGATTTTTAAAGAATTTAACCCTAACAAACATGATACTCGTAAAGTTGCAGAACTTATTTATTCCGTTGATTATAGAACAAATCTTAAAGTTTTTAGATCTAAAGAAAGAGCAGTTCTAGCTATTGAAACTCTCCTCTTATCTGAAAAAAACAATTATAATGAAAAGAAGTCTGAAGATTATATTATCGATCTTAATCATCACAATAATCAGAAAAATATTGCTAATATTAATAATGATCAAAAATATAATGCTAATAATAACTCTATTAAAAAAACAAATAATCATAATAAGTCTAATTATAATAATAAATATAATGATAGAGAAAACAATAAAAATATCAACAATAAAAGTGTGAATAATAAATATCTAGATAATAAAGATAAAAATAATAATAATAATAATAATAATAAAAGTGTGAATAATAAAGATTTAGATAATAAAGATAAAAATAATAAAAATATTAATTCTAATAATTTGAATAATAATTATAAATTTTATATTATATTGGATGAAAATGATTTTGATGATGAAGAGGATATAATTGGAATAATATCTCTTGTTAAAGGCAAAAAAGGTAGCTTATTAAAAGATATTTTAGTAACACTTAAAAATTTAAATTTATTGGATTCTCTAAGATTTTCTTTTATATATATTTTAGATTATTTTGTTTTAGCTAAAACTCTTCCAGATGATATTTATCTTGCTGAAATAGCTATTGATAAAAGTCAAAGAGGTAAAGGCATGGGAACGGAGATATTAAATATTATTATTGAAGCAGCAAGAAAAAAAAGATTTAAAAGAGTTGTTTTAGATGCTGAATTTAATAACAAAGGAGCAATAAAGTTATATAAATCTTTAGGATTCGAAATATTTGATAAAAAAAGTATTAAATTGTTTAAAAAAGAAAGGGGAATGTATAATATGGAATATGTATTATAA
- the gatB gene encoding Asp-tRNA(Asn)/Glu-tRNA(Gln) amidotransferase subunit GatB, producing the protein MKCGLEIHVQLKTDSKLFCDCPTNYKDASANTNICPVCLNQPGAKPYPTNEKALENALTIALMLNCKIDQNITYFMRKHYDYPDLPSGYQRTSVPIGYEGDLNGIRIREIHMEEDPGQFKPDFGIVDFNRSGIPLVEIVTEPDMHSPEEAREFLKELIRVLNYSECARGEGTMRADVNISLEGGNRAEIKNINSIKGAYKALKFEMIRQKNLIKRGVEVKQETRAFLESQMITVGMRTKEDADDYRFIPDPDLPPIKIQSNQLDEVAESMPEAPHHKVSRFMKQYKIDEETAKTLTSELELANAYEEVAKSIDPKFSAMWMRDELKRVLTYNKLEFADSQISPNNIIDLLKLLKGKEITTKAGQRIVEQMPKNKKSPKEIAENLGLIGVVEEDEVINAAKQAIKENSEAVEDYKAGKGASLNFLVGQVMRLTRGKADPGETVKILKELLK; encoded by the coding sequence ATGAAATGTGGACTTGAAATTCACGTACAGCTAAAAACTGACTCAAAGCTATTTTGTGATTGCCCTACAAACTATAAAGATGCTTCAGCAAACACAAACATTTGTCCAGTTTGTTTAAATCAACCAGGAGCAAAACCATATCCAACTAATGAAAAAGCTTTAGAAAATGCTCTAACAATAGCATTAATGTTAAACTGCAAAATAGACCAAAATATAACCTATTTCATGAGAAAACATTACGATTACCCAGATTTACCTTCTGGTTATCAAAGAACCTCAGTTCCAATTGGATATGAAGGAGATCTAAATGGAATCAGAATACGTGAAATACATATGGAAGAAGATCCTGGTCAATTTAAACCAGATTTTGGAATAGTTGATTTTAATAGGTCTGGAATTCCTCTCGTTGAAATTGTTACAGAGCCAGACATGCATTCCCCAGAAGAAGCTCGTGAATTTTTAAAAGAGCTAATTAGAGTCTTAAATTATAGTGAATGTGCTCGTGGAGAAGGAACAATGCGAGCGGATGTCAATATATCCCTTGAAGGAGGAAATAGGGCAGAAATTAAAAATATAAACTCTATAAAAGGTGCATATAAAGCACTTAAGTTTGAAATGATCAGGCAAAAAAATCTAATAAAAAGAGGGGTTGAAGTAAAACAAGAAACAAGAGCATTTTTAGAATCTCAAATGATAACAGTAGGTATGAGAACAAAAGAAGATGCAGATGATTATAGATTTATACCGGACCCCGATTTACCTCCAATTAAGATTCAAAGCAACCAACTTGATGAAGTAGCTGAATCTATGCCTGAAGCTCCTCACCATAAAGTCAGTAGATTCATGAAGCAATATAAAATAGACGAAGAAACTGCTAAAACATTAACTTCAGAACTCGAATTAGCTAATGCTTATGAAGAAGTAGCTAAATCAATAGATCCAAAATTTTCTGCAATGTGGATGAGAGATGAACTTAAAAGAGTTTTGACATATAACAAACTTGAATTTGCAGATAGTCAAATAAGTCCAAATAATATTATAGATCTATTAAAACTTCTTAAGGGTAAAGAGATTACAACAAAAGCAGGACAAAGAATAGTTGAACAAATGCCTAAGAATAAAAAATCTCCAAAAGAAATAGCTGAAAATTTAGGATTAATAGGCGTTGTAGAAGAAGATGAAGTAATAAACGCAGCTAAACAAGCCATAAAAGAAAATTCTGAGGCTGTAGAAGATTATAAAGCAGGTAAAGGAGCGTCACTAAACTTCTTAGTTGGTCAGGTTATGAGATTAACTAGAGGAAAAGCAGACCCTGGAGAAACTGTAAAAATATTAAAAGAATTACTTAAATAG
- a CDS encoding potassium channel family protein, with protein MYVVIMGGGRVGLTLADLLINDGYDITLIENSENLCNDAAAELDALIICGNGTDTKTLEEANIQDADFFVAATGNDEANLLSCILVKDYGIPKIIARVSNPDHEEAFRKVGIDDVISPEITAAGFLEKIITRPNVADLTAFGKGNAEILDMIIENEKVTGKKVSEVSPTDDYMIIATYHGGKLTIPKPDTVLNKGNKISILVKRGNFKKAAKKFMK; from the coding sequence ATGTATGTTGTTATAATGGGAGGCGGGCGTGTAGGACTCACACTTGCAGATCTTCTAATAAATGATGGTTATGATATTACTCTAATCGAAAATAGTGAAAATTTATGTAATGATGCAGCTGCAGAGTTAGATGCATTGATAATCTGTGGAAATGGTACTGATACAAAAACATTAGAAGAAGCCAATATACAAGATGCTGATTTTTTTGTAGCAGCTACTGGAAATGATGAAGCTAATCTTCTTTCATGTATATTAGTTAAAGATTATGGAATACCTAAAATAATAGCTAGAGTAAGTAATCCTGATCATGAAGAAGCTTTCAGAAAAGTTGGAATAGATGATGTAATAAGTCCGGAAATAACAGCTGCAGGTTTTCTTGAAAAAATTATAACCCGCCCTAATGTAGCTGATTTAACTGCTTTTGGAAAAGGCAACGCAGAAATTCTTGATATGATTATAGAAAATGAGAAAGTTACTGGTAAAAAAGTATCTGAAGTTTCTCCAACTGATGATTATATGATAATTGCTACCTATCATGGAGGCAAATTAACTATTCCAAAACCTGATACAGTGTTAAATAAAGGAAATAAAATTTCAATACTTGTGAAAAGAGGGAACTTTAAAAAAGCAGCTAAAAAATTCATGAAATAG